Proteins encoded by one window of Hymenobacter sp. J193:
- a CDS encoding class I mannose-6-phosphate isomerase — protein sequence MATAADQLVVVVGTGATLVCPAPTLVVYADLARWEIQRRQRRGEIANLGSSNFSEKASLKYKRAFFVDWRAADRLKKQVLPRADFLLDTNDPAVPKLISGADLRAGLAAAVRRPFRVVPFFDPGPWGGQWMREVCDLPDGPSNYAWCFDCVPEENSLLLGFGEARVEIPSINLVFAHPRELLGEAVHGRFGTEFPIRFDFLDTMGGGNLSLQVHPLTEYAQDKFGLAYTQDESYYMLAAEPEAVVYLGLKENVDFPALLADLQRAQDDPKAPFPASQYVNAFPARAHDHFLIPAGTVHCSGAGGMVLEISATPYIFTFKLWDWERLGLDGLPAPSTWRTARLTFSRTAPRAG from the coding sequence TTGGCCACGGCCGCTGACCAGCTGGTGGTTGTTGTGGGTACCGGGGCCACGCTCGTCTGCCCCGCTCCCACCCTGGTGGTTTACGCCGACCTGGCCCGCTGGGAAATCCAGCGGCGGCAGCGGCGCGGAGAAATTGCCAACCTGGGCAGCAGCAACTTCAGCGAAAAAGCTAGCCTCAAGTACAAGCGCGCATTTTTCGTGGACTGGCGGGCGGCCGACCGGCTCAAAAAGCAGGTGCTGCCCCGCGCCGACTTCCTGCTCGATACCAACGACCCGGCCGTGCCCAAGCTCATCAGCGGAGCCGATTTACGGGCCGGGCTGGCGGCGGCCGTGCGGCGGCCGTTTCGGGTGGTACCGTTCTTCGACCCTGGCCCTTGGGGCGGGCAGTGGATGCGCGAGGTGTGCGACCTGCCCGACGGCCCGTCCAACTACGCCTGGTGCTTTGACTGCGTGCCGGAGGAAAACAGCCTGCTGCTCGGCTTCGGTGAGGCGCGGGTTGAAATTCCGAGCATCAACCTTGTGTTTGCCCATCCGCGCGAGTTGCTGGGCGAGGCCGTGCACGGGCGCTTCGGCACGGAGTTTCCCATCCGCTTCGACTTTCTTGATACCATGGGCGGCGGCAACCTCTCGCTGCAGGTCCACCCGCTCACCGAGTACGCACAGGACAAGTTTGGCCTCGCCTACACCCAGGACGAGAGCTACTACATGCTGGCTGCCGAGCCGGAAGCGGTGGTTTACCTGGGGCTAAAGGAAAACGTTGATTTCCCAGCCTTGCTGGCGGACTTGCAGCGTGCCCAGGACGACCCGAAGGCTCCTTTTCCGGCCAGCCAGTACGTCAACGCGTTTCCGGCCCGAGCCCACGACCACTTCCTGATTCCGGCGGGCACGGTGCACTGCTCCGGGGCGGGCGGCATGGTGCTGGAAATTTCAGCCACCCCCTACATCTTCACTTTCAAGCTCTGGGACTGGGAGCGGCTGGGCCTCGACGGCCTGCCCGCCCCATCCACCTGGCGCACGGCGCGGCTAACATTCAGCCGGACCGCACCACGAGCTGGGTAA